From Allofrancisella guangzhouensis, a single genomic window includes:
- the coaBC gene encoding bifunctional phosphopantothenoylcysteine decarboxylase/phosphopantothenate--cysteine ligase CoaBC produces the protein MSNKILFGITGSVSAFKAINLIRFFIKDGYECKAIITKGGLEFIKPELLVALGCPVYTDYNLDMYSYEQTMAHINLPRWADKIVVAPASANIIAKFATGFASDLLSQCLLANNNNSKVYIAPAMNINMWQNKLTQDNILKLQNLGFNIITPDQGLQACGDIGYGRLQEPEKLFKLLTVPQDFIDKKVLITVGATVEDIDGVRYLSNYSSGKMGFELVKELLLRGAQVIVLKAKTTIDFSISHHNLKIVETLSADNMNISMLELAKDKDIFIGCAAVADYKIKQQSKHKIKKDSETLILEFVKNPDILANCKKKYPDIFAVGFAAESQNILQYAKAKLEKKNLNMIVANSTSVLGEDNSSVTIFSKENSYFEFEYKSKQQIARDILDMIKKFL, from the coding sequence ATGTCTAATAAAATTCTGTTTGGTATAACAGGTAGTGTATCTGCTTTTAAAGCTATTAACCTCATACGTTTCTTTATAAAAGATGGCTATGAGTGTAAAGCAATTATTACAAAAGGTGGGTTAGAATTTATTAAGCCAGAGCTTTTAGTTGCTTTAGGTTGTCCAGTTTATACTGATTATAACTTAGATATGTATTCATATGAACAAACTATGGCTCATATAAACTTACCACGTTGGGCAGATAAAATAGTAGTAGCGCCAGCATCTGCTAATATTATAGCTAAATTTGCTACTGGTTTTGCTAGTGATTTATTAAGTCAGTGTTTACTTGCAAATAATAATAATTCTAAGGTTTATATAGCGCCAGCTATGAATATAAATATGTGGCAAAACAAACTTACTCAAGATAATATACTTAAATTACAAAATTTGGGGTTTAATATAATTACTCCTGATCAGGGGTTACAGGCTTGCGGCGATATCGGATATGGCAGATTACAAGAGCCTGAGAAGTTGTTTAAGCTACTAACAGTACCGCAGGATTTTATAGATAAAAAGGTATTAATAACAGTTGGCGCGACGGTTGAGGATATAGATGGTGTTCGATATTTATCTAACTATAGTTCTGGTAAAATGGGATTTGAACTAGTCAAAGAGCTTTTACTAAGAGGAGCGCAAGTTATTGTTTTAAAAGCTAAAACAACTATAGATTTTAGTATTAGTCACCATAACTTAAAAATAGTTGAGACATTAAGTGCTGATAATATGAACATCTCTATGTTAGAACTAGCAAAAGACAAAGATATATTTATAGGATGTGCAGCAGTAGCTGATTATAAAATAAAACAACAATCTAAGCATAAAATAAAAAAAGATAGTGAAACTTTGATTTTAGAATTTGTGAAAAACCCTGATATTTTAGCTAATTGCAAAAAAAAATACCCTGATATCTTTGCTGTTGGTTTTGCCGCTGAATCTCAAAATATCCTGCAGTATGCTAAAGCAAAGTTAGAAAAGAAAAATTTAAATATGATAGTTGCAAACTCAACTAGTGTTTTAGGTGAAGATAATAGTAGTGTAACTATCTTTTCCAAGGAAAATAGTTATTTTGAGTTTGAATATAAATCTAAGCAACAAATAGCTAGAGATATTTTAGATATGATAAAAAAATTTTTATAA
- a CDS encoding MFS transporter, with amino-acid sequence MKKNTKWILAILCLGYFIDFYDLTVMSVSYVDLFKEQFGILNSTSIQQMYYLTNNVQMAGILIGAILFGILADRFGRITVIKYSILLYSVTTILTIFVGNIYVFLFLRFLAYLGLASEFAVSTVLIVEFFPPKLAAWGMSLLYILGVLGGIVATFLGVFSYKFMFIFGGVAGLGIYAVRKVLEESPYFIQLYMSERFKNAGNIFFLFKKYTKPLLLNFLITIPYFFVITVMFALIKFIASDIDFATLVKVFLFGFFTGNIISCILSGIYNQFFKSPNLFFVVNIAIFLLSIFMYRYISSATIFIYGITIGLIGGGYNIMWAQYAAGEFPTEIRSLSCNMIFALGRTSSIFFGILLAYWITDENSFRSKINTMAVAIAVMVLMIIFFYKRKRIL; translated from the coding sequence ATGAAAAAAAATACTAAATGGATTCTTGCTATTTTATGCTTAGGCTATTTTATAGATTTTTATGATTTAACTGTAATGAGCGTTTCTTATGTAGACTTATTCAAAGAACAGTTTGGTATTTTAAATTCAACATCTATACAACAGATGTATTACCTAACCAATAATGTGCAAATGGCAGGTATATTAATAGGAGCAATATTATTTGGGATATTAGCAGATAGATTTGGTAGAATTACAGTAATTAAATACAGTATATTGCTTTATTCTGTGACTACCATATTAACGATATTTGTGGGCAATATTTATGTTTTTTTGTTTTTAAGATTTTTGGCCTATCTAGGATTAGCTAGTGAGTTTGCAGTATCAACGGTACTTATAGTTGAATTTTTTCCGCCTAAATTAGCTGCTTGGGGAATGAGTCTCTTGTATATATTAGGAGTTCTTGGAGGAATTGTAGCAACATTTTTGGGAGTTTTTTCTTATAAATTTATGTTTATATTCGGGGGTGTTGCTGGCTTAGGGATATATGCTGTTAGGAAAGTATTAGAAGAATCTCCTTATTTCATTCAGCTATATATGTCTGAGAGGTTTAAAAATGCTGGAAATATATTCTTTTTATTTAAAAAATATACTAAACCATTACTGCTAAATTTTTTAATTACTATACCGTATTTTTTTGTGATAACTGTAATGTTTGCTCTAATAAAATTTATCGCTTCAGATATTGATTTTGCTACTTTAGTAAAAGTATTCCTATTTGGCTTTTTTACTGGAAATATTATAAGTTGTATTTTAAGCGGTATTTACAACCAGTTTTTTAAATCACCAAACTTGTTTTTTGTAGTAAATATAGCGATCTTTTTATTAAGTATATTTATGTATAGATATATATCTTCAGCTACGATATTTATTTATGGAATAACTATAGGTTTAATAGGAGGTGGTTATAATATAATGTGGGCTCAATATGCTGCAGGAGAATTTCCTACAGAAATTAGATCTCTTTCTTGTAATATGATTTTTGCGTTAGGTCGAACTAGTAGTATCTTTTTTGGTATATTACTTGCATATTGGATTACAGATGAAAATTCTTTTAGAAGTAAGATAAACACTATGGCAGTAGCTATAGCTGTTATGGTATTAATGATAATATTTTTTTATAAAAGAAAACGCATTCTATAA